From Toxorhynchites rutilus septentrionalis strain SRP chromosome 2, ASM2978413v1, whole genome shotgun sequence, a single genomic window includes:
- the LOC129769330 gene encoding CXXC-type zinc finger protein 1 yields MSEPKRKSKKSKEEIAKEFDLPERKSKIATILKQDGQAYCICRSSDSSRFMICCDACEEWYHGDCINVSEKEAKHIKHYYCQRCKEDDPSLQTVFRLVPAQGPVPNPEEKKQKKTKEKGTSKSEKRCGQCEGCKAQNCGSCDACLGYQGNGRKQRCEMRICQNTVSRKKDRELKAVTRAKKRKRSLSPEIVLNPALEGDRQCYGPGCIMTARPQSKYCSDNCGMKLATSRIYQVLPQRIQEWSLSPAICEEQNKKALEAIRTKQTIVRATLAELDKRHAELDLLVDRAKRCTLDPNALDNNDVEDEMSMYCITCGHEIHSKTAIRHMEKCFNKYESQASFGSIFKTRIEGNSMFCDFYNPASNTYCKRLRVLCPEHCKDPKISDADVCGCPLVKNVFQLTGEFCRAPKKSCFKHYVWEKIRRAEIDLERVRQWLKMDELVDQERQIRLAMASRAGVLGLMLHSTYNHEIMEKLCKSQLQ; encoded by the exons atgtcGGAACCTAAGAGAAAAAGCAAGAAATCC aaggAAGAAATTGCGAAGGAGTTCGACCTTCCGGAACGTAAAAGTAAAATCGCAACGATTCTCAAACAAGACGGACAAGCATATTGCATTTGCCGTTCGTCTGATTCTTCTCGTTTTATGAT ATGCTGCGACGCATGTGAGGAATGGTATCATGGAGATTGCATAAACGTATCGGAGAAGGAAGCTAAGCACATCAAACATTACTACTGCCAGCGTTGCAAGGAAGATGATCCATCCCTTCAAACGGTGTTTCGTTTGGTTCCGGCACAAGGTCCGGTCCCGAATCCCGAAGAGAAGAAACAGAAGAAGACTAAAGAAAAAGGAACTAGCAAGTCGGAGAAACGTTGCGGTCAATGCGAGGGTTGCAAGGCACAGAATTGTGGTAGCTGTGACGCCTGCTTAGGATATCAGGGCAATGGGAGAAAACAACGATGTGAAATGAGAATATGTCAGAATACGGTCAGTAGGAAGAAAGATCGCGAGCTCAAAGCTGTAACAAGGGCGAAAAAGAGAAAACGTTCTCTATCTCCGGAAATCGTTTTGAATCCAGCTTTGGAGGGTGACCGACAGTGTTATGGTCCGGGATGTATTATGACGGCTAGACCACAATCGAAATATTGTTCTGATAATTGCGGTATGAAGTTGGCCACCAGCAGAATCTACCAGGTTCTGCCACAAAGAATACAGGAATGGTCGCTTAGCCCTGCCATTTGTGAGGAACAGAACAAAAAAGCGCTGGAAGCGATCCGAACGAAGCAAACCATTGTTCGGGCGACATTGGCCGAATTAGATAAACGACACGCGGAGCTAGATTTGCTCGTAGATCGCGCTAAAAGATGTACTCTGGATCCCAACGCATTAGACAACAATGACGTAGAGGATGAAATGTCCATGTATTGTATTACTTGTGGACATGAGATTCATTCCAAAACTGCTATTCGGCACATGGAGAAATGTTTCAATAAATACGAAAGCCAAGCAAGTTTTGGCAGTATTTTCAAAACCAGAATCGAGGGAAACTCGATGTTTTGCGACTTTTATAATCCGGCGAGCAACACTTACTGCAAACGGCTAAGGGTGctttgtccggaacattgtaaGGATCCTAAGATAAGTGATGCGGATGTTTGTGGTTGTCCGCTCGTGAAAAATGTGTTCCAGCTGACGGGAGAATTCTGTCG CGCACCCAAAAAGTCTTGTTTCAAGCATTACGTTTGGGAGAAGATACGCCGAGCGGAGATTGATTTGGAACGCGTCCGACAATGGTTGAAAATGGATGAACTGGTCGATCAAGAGCGCCAAATTCGCCTGGCCATGGCGTCACGTGCGGGTGTGCTTGGATTGATGTTGCATTCTACCTACAATCATGAAATTATGGAAAAACTGTGCAAATCTCAATTGCAATGA
- the LOC129769331 gene encoding WD repeat-containing protein 74 isoform X2, giving the protein MKFSTTNAKCSSYCGKHVIYIGTHTGSFKKLQPFENDPYSQVNFQQIEVLDKSSKVTCMEFGNDKHSEILLGRANHFVKVFDCINEENTSCFEVGDGSVVGLGRSNGCIIAGTDQGTITINKYPDTVKFSAGENLSKLRICQEDQNLMVTGGKNLKQIIKVWDLEAQKVTFTAKNVKKDMLDLEQPVWENDVLFIDKNTIASCSRYGYVRVYDLRGPQRRPVQGYTPPDEQLSFTCLAKHDKYLYAGTTTEGTRAFDSRKMKNHIHVYKGFTGTVTSLAVESSGNYLFSASLDRYIRVHNINKTAMVYQCYVKSKPTQILCTDYNEKSADKEEDDDLVFVGQIENDVDSEYEDMFAKMQTVKDKAPKRKFKDEQDGGDKTKSAKRKTKKVK; this is encoded by the exons ATGAAATTTTCTACGACTAATGCAAAATGTTCCTCCTATTGTGGGAAGCATGTAATCTATATCGGAACCCACACCGGATCATTCAAAA AACTGCAACCATTCGAAAATGATCCATATAGCCAAGTAAACTTCCAACAGATCGAGGTACTGGATAAATCGTCTAAAGTTACTTGTATGGAATTTGGAAATGATAAACATTCTGAAATATTGCTCGGTAGAGCAAACCACTTTGTAAAGGTATTCGACTGCATCAACGAGGAGAATACATCATGTTTTGAGGTTGGTGATGGATCAGTCGTAGGTTTGGGCCGATCTAATGG ATGCATTATTGCTGGCACGGACCAGGGCACCATTACAATCAATAAGTATCCAGATACGGTTAAATTTTCTGCTGGAGAAAATCTATCCAAGCTGCGAATTTGTCAAGAAGATCAGAATCTTATGGTTACTGGTGGTAAAAATCTAAAGCAGATTATAAAAGTTTGGGATTTGGAGGCCCAAAAAGTCACATTCACAGCAAAAAATGTTAAGAAGGATATGCTAGATTTGGAGCAGCCCGTTTGGGAAAATGATGTTCTGTTTATAGATAAGAATACTATAGCTTCTTGCTCACGATATGGCTATGTGCGCGTTTACGATCTTCGAGGACCGCAACGTCGTCCGGTTCAAGGATACACGCCACCTGACGAACAATTATCCTTCACCTGTTTAGCGAAACATGATAAGTATCTGTACGCTGGTACCACCACAGAAGGAACACGTGCATTTGATAGcaggaaaatgaaaaatcatattcATGTCTATAAGGGATTTACTGGCACAGTAACAAGCTTAGCAGTCGAGTCCTCCGGAAATTACCTCTTCTCGGCAAGTTTGGATAGATATATTCGCGTACATAACATCAACAAGACAGCCATGGTGTACCAGTGCTACGTAAAATCGAAGCCCACACAAATTTTGTGTACCGACTATAATGAGAAATCCGCAGATAAAGAGGAGGACGATGATCTTGTGTTTGTTGGACAGATCGAAAATGATGTAGATTCCGAGTATGAAGACATGTTTGCCAAAATGCAAACCGTGAA AGATAAAGCACCGAAACGCAAATTTAAAGATGAGCAGGATGGTGGCGACAAAACTAAATCAGCGAAAAGGAAAACCAAGAAAGTTAAATAA
- the LOC129769331 gene encoding WD repeat-containing protein 74 isoform X1: MKFSTTNAKCSSYCGKHVIYIGTHTGSFKKLQPFENDPYSQVNFQQIEVLDKSSKVTCMEFGNDKHSEILLGRANHFVKVFDCINEENTSCFEVGDGSVVGLGRSNGCIIAGTDQGTITINKYPDTVKFSAGENLSKLRICQEDQNLMVTGGKNLKQIIKVWDLEAQKVTFTAKNVKKDMLDLEQPVWENDVLFIDKNTIASCSRYGYVRVYDLRGPQRRPVQGYTPPDEQLSFTCLAKHDKYLYAGTTTEGTRAFDSRKMKNHIHVYKGFTGTVTSLAVESSGNYLFSASLDRYIRVHNINKTAMVYQCYVKSKPTQILCTDYNEKSADKEEDDDLVFVGQIENDVDSEYEDMFAKMQTVNSFSEIKHRNANLKMSRMVATKLNQRKGKPRKLNK; encoded by the exons ATGAAATTTTCTACGACTAATGCAAAATGTTCCTCCTATTGTGGGAAGCATGTAATCTATATCGGAACCCACACCGGATCATTCAAAA AACTGCAACCATTCGAAAATGATCCATATAGCCAAGTAAACTTCCAACAGATCGAGGTACTGGATAAATCGTCTAAAGTTACTTGTATGGAATTTGGAAATGATAAACATTCTGAAATATTGCTCGGTAGAGCAAACCACTTTGTAAAGGTATTCGACTGCATCAACGAGGAGAATACATCATGTTTTGAGGTTGGTGATGGATCAGTCGTAGGTTTGGGCCGATCTAATGG ATGCATTATTGCTGGCACGGACCAGGGCACCATTACAATCAATAAGTATCCAGATACGGTTAAATTTTCTGCTGGAGAAAATCTATCCAAGCTGCGAATTTGTCAAGAAGATCAGAATCTTATGGTTACTGGTGGTAAAAATCTAAAGCAGATTATAAAAGTTTGGGATTTGGAGGCCCAAAAAGTCACATTCACAGCAAAAAATGTTAAGAAGGATATGCTAGATTTGGAGCAGCCCGTTTGGGAAAATGATGTTCTGTTTATAGATAAGAATACTATAGCTTCTTGCTCACGATATGGCTATGTGCGCGTTTACGATCTTCGAGGACCGCAACGTCGTCCGGTTCAAGGATACACGCCACCTGACGAACAATTATCCTTCACCTGTTTAGCGAAACATGATAAGTATCTGTACGCTGGTACCACCACAGAAGGAACACGTGCATTTGATAGcaggaaaatgaaaaatcatattcATGTCTATAAGGGATTTACTGGCACAGTAACAAGCTTAGCAGTCGAGTCCTCCGGAAATTACCTCTTCTCGGCAAGTTTGGATAGATATATTCGCGTACATAACATCAACAAGACAGCCATGGTGTACCAGTGCTACGTAAAATCGAAGCCCACACAAATTTTGTGTACCGACTATAATGAGAAATCCGCAGATAAAGAGGAGGACGATGATCTTGTGTTTGTTGGACAGATCGAAAATGATGTAGATTCCGAGTATGAAGACATGTTTGCCAAAATGCAAACCGTGAA TTCATTTTCAGAGATAAAGCACCGAAACGCAAATTTAAAGATGAGCAGGATGGTGGCGACAAAACTAAATCAGCGAAAAGGAAAACCAAGAAAGTTAAATAAATAA